One Amphiprion ocellaris isolate individual 3 ecotype Okinawa chromosome 5, ASM2253959v1, whole genome shotgun sequence genomic region harbors:
- the myorg gene encoding myogenesis-regulating glycosidase has protein sequence MYQVVPGGAGGTITDVIPKQKHSKDTRPLVGAGVIGLVLVIAAVTAWCYYIASLRKAELLKTQLLDLNKDGYIIRNQGGSIVFRMDFRSGTLDLDSCSKEGEILSCGRTTDRKLNFFIETVRPKDTVQCYRVRWEELVPDIPVEHAMTYKFAHWYGGAVSAIQHWPISISGQQAPKPFVTSDIYSNRNEFGGILESYWLSSNATAIKINNSVPFHLGWNDTEKTMYFQARYSDSPFKPNPGEAPCAELSYRVCVGLDVTSIHKYMVRRYFNKPNKVPAKVMFRHPIWSTWALHKTNIDQEKLLTYASNIRKHNFNCSHLELDDRYTSRYGEFEFDRIKFPNASAMFQKLKSDGFLVSLWIHPFVNYDSENFHTCVERGLFVREPTGRLPALVRWWNGIGGILDFTNPEARDWFSSQLRSLRSRYGVSSFKFDAGETNYLPWKFSTRTPIRDPSFFTRRYTEMAIPYNDRAELRSGYQSQNISCFFRPIDRDSVWGYELGLKSLIPTVLTISILGYQFILPDMIGGNAYLNRTDGNRVLPDRELYIRWLELSAFMPSMQFSIPPWEYDNEVVEIARKYTALHESIVAPRVLELAGEVLDTGDPIIRPLWWIATGDETAYKIDSQFLIGDDLMVAPVLEPGKQERDIYLPAGRWRSYKGERFDIKEPLHLTDYPVDLDEIAYFVWV, from the exons ATGTACCAAGTAGTACCGGGAGGAGCTGGGGGCACAATTACAGATGTTATCCCCAAGCAGAAACACAGCAAGGACACTCGACCCTTAGTCGGAGCTGGAGTAATCGGCCTGGTGCTGGTGATTGCAGCTGTGACTGCGTGGTGTTATTACATCGCCTCTCTGCGCAAAGCTGAGCTGCTTAAGACACAGCTGCTGGATCTGAATAAAGATGGCTACATTATCCGCAACCAGGGAGGATCTATTGTTTTCAGAATGGATTTCAG GTCGGGGACCCTTGATTTGGATTCCTGCTCGAAAGAAGGGGAGATTTTAAGCTGTGGACGTACCACTGATAGGAAATTAAACTTCTTCATTGAGACAGTGCGACCTAAGGACACCGTTCAATGCTACCGTGTGCGATGGGAGGAACTGGTTCCTGACATTCCTGTTGAACATGCCATGACATACAAGTTTGCTCACTGGTATGGTGGTGCAGTGTCAGCAATTCAGCACTGGCCTATTTCTATTTCCGGCCAACAGGCACCCAAACCATTTGTTACTAGTGACATCTACTCAAACCGGAATGAATTTGGTGGAATTTTGGAGAGTTACTGGCTTTCATCCAATGCTACTGCCATCAAAATTAATAATTCTGTTCCCTTCCACTTGGGTTGGAATGACACAGAGAAAACCATGTACTTCCAGGCACGATATAGCGATAGTCCTTTCAAACCAAACCCAGGAGAGGCTCCATGTGCAGAACTTAGCTACAGAGTTTGTGTGGGCTTGGATGTGACATCCATACACAAGTACATGGTTCGCAGATACttcaacaaaccaaacaaagtgCCTGCCAAAGTTATGTTTAGGCATCCTATTTGGTCAACTTGGGCTTTACATAAAACTAACATTGACCAAGAGAAGCTCTTGACTTATGCCTCCAACATCCGCAAACATAATTTCAACTGTAGTCATCTGGAGCTAGACGACCGCTACACCAGCCGCTACGGGGAATTTGAGTTTGACAGAATAAAGTTTCCCAATGCTTCAGCCATGTTCCAAAAACTGAAATCAGACGGATTTCTGGTGTCACTCTGGATTCACCCTTTTGTTAACTATGACTCAGAAAACTTCCACACCTGCGTAGAGAGGGGTTTGTTTGTCCGAGAGCCCACAGGGCGGCTGCCGGCCTTGGTGCGTTGGTGGAATGGCATTGGAGGCATTTTGGATTTCACAAACCCAGAAGCCCGTGATTGGTTTTCCTCCCAGCTACGTTCACTGCGCTCTAGGTATGGGGTGTCCTCCTTTAAATTTGACGCAGGGGAAACCAACTACTTACCATGGAAATTTAGTACTCGGACTCCCATTCGAGACCCAAGTTTTTTCACAAGACGTTACACGGAGATGGCTATTCCCTACAATGATCGAGCTGAGCTGCGCAGCGGTTACCAGTCCCAGAACATATCCTGCTTCTTCAGGCCAATTGACAGAGACTCTGTGTGGGGATATGAGTTGGGTCTCAAATCTCTTATTCCCACAGTGCTCACCATCAGCATCCTGGGCTACCAGTTTATTCTACCAGACATGATAGGAGGGAATGCCTATCTGAACCGCACTGATGGAAATCGTGTATTACCTGATCGAGAGCTCTATATCCGCTGGTTGGAGCTGTCAGCATTCATGCCCTCCATGCAGTTTTCTATTCCGCCGTGGGAATACGACAACGAGGTTGTTGAAATTGCTCGGAAATACACAGCGCTCCATGAAAGTATTGTGGCGCCAAGGGTCCTGGAGCTGGCTGGCGAGGTGCTGGACACTGGGGACCCGATCATACGTCCCCTGTGGTGGATTGCCACAGGTGATGAGACAGCATATAAAATCGACTCCCAGTTCCTGATTGGGGATGACCTCATGGTAGCCCCAGTTTTAGAGCCTGGAAAGCAAGAGCGCGACATCTACCTCCCTGCTGGCCGTTGGAGGAGCTACAAGGGGGAGAGGTTTGATATCAAGGAGCCACTGCATCTCACGGACTATCCTGTAGACCTGGATGAAATTGCCTATTTTGTTTGGGTGTAG